A DNA window from Theobroma cacao cultivar B97-61/B2 chromosome 5, Criollo_cocoa_genome_V2, whole genome shotgun sequence contains the following coding sequences:
- the LOC18599020 gene encoding protein LST8 homolog, with product MTQPSVILATASYDHTIRFWEAKSGRCYRTIQYPDSQVNRLEITPDKRYLAAAGNPHIRLFDINSNSPQPVMSYDSHTNNVMAVGFQCDGNWMYSGSEDGTVKIWDLRAPGCQREYESRAAVNTVVLHPNQTELISGDQNGNIRVWDLTANSCSCELVPEVDTAVRSLTVMWDGSLVVAANNHGTCYVWRLLRGNQTMTNFEPLHKLQAHNGYILKCLLSPEFCEPHRYLATASSDHTVKIWNVDGFTLEKTLIGHQRWVWDCVFSVDGAYLITASSDTTAKLWSMSSGEEIKTYQGHHKATVCCALHDGAEPSPC from the exons ATGACACAACCGTCGGTAATCCTAGCAACCGCTAGCTATGATCACACTATTCGCTTTTGGGAGGCGAAAAGCGGCCGCTGTTACCGTACTATTCAATACCCTGACTCG CAAGTTAATCGGCTTGAGATAACCCCAGACAAGCGCTACCTGGCTGCAGCTGGTAATCCTCACATTCGCTTGTTCGATATTAACTCCAACAGCCCTCAACCT GTAATGAGCTATGATTCACATACAAATAATGTTATGGCCGTAGGATTTCAATGTGATGGAAACTGGATGTATTCTGGTTCTGAGGATGGCACTGTAAAAATTTGGGATTTGAG AGCTCCAGGTTGCCAAAGGGAATATGAAAGTCGTGCTGCTGTAAATACAGTTGTCTTACACCCAAATCAG ACTGAGTTGATATCTGGTGACCAAAATGGCAACATTCGTGTATGGGATTTGACAGCTAACTCTTGTAGCTGTGAATTG GTGCCTGAGGTTGATACAGCTGTGAGGTCTCTTACAGTCATGTGGGATGGAAGCCTGGTAGTTGCTGCAAATAATCACGGGACATGCTATGTTTGGCGCTTATTAAGAGGAAATCAG ACTATGACCAACTTTGAGCCACTTCACAAGCTACAAGCACATAATGGATACATACTCAAATGTCTCCTTTCTCCTGAGTTTTGTGAACCCCACAG ATATTTGGCCACTGCATCTTCTGACCACACTGTCAAGATATGGAATGTTGATGGCTTCACATTGGAGAAAACTTTAATAG GACATCAGCGCTGGGTATGGGACTGTGTTTTCTCAGTGGATGGTGCCTATCTCATAACAG CTTCTTCTGATACAACAGCTAAGCTTTGGTCCATGTCAAGTGGTGAAGAGATTAAGACGTATCAAGGACATCATAAAGCAACTGTTTGTTGTGCACTACATGATGGAGCTGAGCCTTCTCCATGTTAA